One genomic region from Pan troglodytes isolate AG18354 chromosome 14, NHGRI_mPanTro3-v2.0_pri, whole genome shotgun sequence encodes:
- the LOC129136887 gene encoding uncharacterized protein LOC129136887 translates to MHLQPAWAPQLQPPSACRQQPPGNSRARPHSPHLGSRAKCPCGCGQARRSVLQQLHRGGNRPSAPSPVAAEGPWIEIWSSDRGGAGPGQGLAGSQARGTRDPEAARGMLHHLGAQLQAPGDSQAGWRAQPRRTGARCRRGCDQARRSAQGRLHRGRNGPSAPSPVAADGPWGGPHLSSEEERGGSHGQAGPQAGRNARLRFRDVPRQPRRTRKPAAPVSLCDSLRNHQTVFHSKCIIFSS, encoded by the coding sequence ATGCACCTCCAGCCCGCCTGGGCACCCCAGCTGCAGCCGCCTTCTGCGTGCAGGCAGCAGCCTCCAGGCAACTCCCGAGCCCGCCCACACTCCCCACATCTCGGAAGCAGGGCCAAATGTCCCTGTGGCTGTGGCCAAGCCAGGCGGTCTGTCCTGCAGCAGCTGCACAGGGGCGGGAACCGGCCCTCAGCCCCATCCCCGGTGGCTGCAGAGGGCCCCTGGATAGAGATCTGGAGCTCTGACAGAGGAGGAGCCGGGCCGGGGCAGGGTCTGGCAGGCTCTCAGGCCAGGGGCACCCGCGATCCAGAGGCCGCCCGGGGCATGCTCCACCACCTGGGCGCCCAGCTACAGGCGCCGGGCGACTCCCAAGCTGGCTGGCGCGCCCAGCCGCGCAGAACCGGGGCTAGATGTCGCCGTGGCTGCGACCAAGCCAGGCGGTCTGCCCAGGGGCGGCTGCACCGGGGCAGGAACGGACCCTCAGCCCCATCCCCGGTGGCTGCAGACGGCCCCTGGGGCGGCCCCCATCTCTCTTCGGAGGAGGAGAGGGGCGGGAGTCACGGCCAGGCGGGCCCTCAGGCGGGAAGGAATGCACGCCTGCGATTCCGGGACGTCCCGCGACAGCCCAGGAGAACCCGCAAGCCAGCGGCGCCTgtttctctgtgtgattctttgaggaaccaccaaactgttttccacagcaagTGCATCATTTTCTCTTCCTAG